A region of the Antedon mediterranea chromosome 4, ecAntMedi1.1, whole genome shotgun sequence genome:
AATTTACAGCAGTCACGCAATAGGTTTTTGGTAGGGTATTCTGGTTCAAATCTCTCCAGAGAAACCGATGACAGTGCTGGTCCAGCTGGGTGATAGCAACACTATGATACATCTTTCTTATGTCACCTACCAGTGCATGAGGTCTTTCTCTGAATCTCAGTAGAACAGCTAACAAGTCATTAACAAGGTCGGGTCCTTTGGCCCAATAGTCGTTAAGAACATTTCCCTTGTAGGCCGCACTGCTATTAAAGACGATTCGCACTGGGGTGCTGGAACTATCAGGCTTTTTTACTGCATGGTGAGAAATATAATGTATTGGTCCTTTGTATTCTTGCAATTCCGTTTCCTTTATTTCTCTCGCCACCCCTCGTTTCAACATATCTGCTATTTGCTCTTCGTATATCTTTTTCTTTGCTGAGTCTTTCATTAATCTTTTCTCTAGCGCTGCTAACTTCGCCACCGCCACTTTTTTGTTATCTGGTAGATTGTTTGGGTCTTTGATCCAAGGGTACCTTGCGGTCCATTTACCTGCTTCATACAGTAAGTTGTCTTCTATCAACTTTAATTCACGTTCTTCTTTCAAAGTGTACTTCTGCGCTCCACTGGGGCATTTGCCACATCGACACGAACCACATTTAGGCTGACAGTTAACCCCCATACTTTCTATCGTCAGAAAGTCGTCAAAGGACGTTGTCTTAACATAGTTCACTAGTATTCCTGCCCCTTCTTCCCATTCGATAGAAGGATGAGACCCTCCAATACACTGACCAAACTGGTTTTTCAGTAGAACTAGATGACCACATGCCTTGATCTTCGTCGGATGGTAACCAGCATACTCGTATCCAATTAACAAGTCGACCTCTCCAGTTGGTCTCTTGACCTGCTCAGGATATACATTAAGTATTTTGGCGAGGTTTTCTAAGTTCTGATTACCAATTTTTGCCGTTATCTTCGGAATCCCATAGGCTTCTACTGCAACACAGTTTCCCATATTATCATTcagtaatattttatatttcatgctGTCGATGCATTCGGTTTGCCCGCCTACTTTGTTCATGCTTATTTTCACTGGCCTTCCCTTTGCCTTTATGCGTTTGGCCGCATCATGTGTGATTAACGACGCCGTCGCACAACTATCCCAAAGAGTGTTGAGCTCGTTCTTGCCGCTCCTCACTTTCATCAATTGTAACAAACAAGGGTCAGATTTCATCTGTAAGCTATTTTCAAGGGACGACACTGTCGAAATTGGTTCTGTGTTCTGAGTCTGCTGATGTAACAGCTTGTGATGAAGTCTCCTGCAACCATCCGTATCGCATTGCTTCTTCCCTTTACACTTAGCAATGATGTGGCCGGCTGTTAGGCAGCAGAAACATGCTCGGTTTTCTTTCAAGATGTTCAGCCTCTCATCCACAGATTTGTTCAAGAAGGTTCGACAATTCTTGGGTTCGTGTTGACTTTCTTTGTGTAGAAGGCACTTTGGTCTGCTAGATATTTCTACCATGTGCATCGATGCGGCTGCTTTGGTGGGTTGGTTTGTCCGTATTTCCCCCATTGCGTATTCTACACTTCTTCTTTCTCTTGTCAGAAATTTCAGTAGTTCTGGGAATCTATCAGTTTTATCTACACCGTTGGCTTCTTCATGCATATGTCGGACCCATCTTCCAAACACTGATGGTGGTAGTTTCTTTTCTATCTCTCCCACCACCTTGGAATTAGATATTTCTCTTTCTAGTCCTGCTCTTTTCAGGTCGTGATAACTTGCTTCCACTTTGTCGATATATGTCACTAGTTTGTTATCTTCGCCATCTTTAATTTCTCGCTTCTGTTCTAATTCACTTACAATTGTATCTACCAATTTCACTTTGTCGCCATATCTCTCGTCAAGCCTTTCCcacattaaatcaatattatcttCAACTGGTCCCAGAATTTTTAGCGGTGCTTGCCCTAGAGTTTGCCTCAAGGCAAACGACAATTGTTTAGGATGTGTCACAGGAATCACGAAAGTCTTGAAGTCCTCCTTAAATCTAGCGTATCTTCTAACGTTACCTTCAAATCTAGGCAAATCCATCTTTTTTAGTTGCAGTGTTGATCGCTTTTCCTTTGGATCTCGTTCATCTTCCTGAACTTTCACTGGTGGGTTTACGTTAGCTTTATATTTGATAACACCACGACGGACGTCGTTGAATCTGTTCTGTACCTCTTCTATCCATGCTGCTTGTTCAGCATCTTCTGGATCTTCTATTTTCATTTGAATCTCTACATGTAAGTCTTGGATTTTCTTCCAGATCTCAGTCATATCTACAATCAGAATCTCTAGATATTCTACCGGACTGGATTCTTCCATTGCTTGCTGTATTGTCTTTATGACTCTGGTCATAGCACCTTTCTGCACACTACGTCTTCTTTTTATCTCATCCATTTCAATGGATTGTAGTAAAGATACGAATTTCGAATGTAAGAcacaaaaaaaagaatacaCTGCGTCCTCACTGTTGTTATACGACTCAATCTCAAACTTTAATGCAACGTAAAATATGGTACACACGAAACATTAATTTGTATGGTATTTGGTTCGAAATCTgtaagatataataataattactcgCAAATTAAGCAATTGCTATAGCGCCATCTATAATGGAAATCACTCAAGCGTGACGACCGATCTACGCTACAATCAGTACGATCGGACAAAATGAGTACGCTATAAATAACCAAACTATAGGAATACCGTCAGCGGTGGTTCTAAACAATGTAACTAACCACATAACAtgtgaaatataaacaatatgatTATCAAATTCTATGTCAATAAATCCAGGTGATCTGTAAATATATCTATGTTAACATGTTATTTCTGTATACTAGCTATCATTATACAAGTTTGCGTACGTAACATTTACACAAGATGGATGCCAAAGGCGAAAACTACATGCATCCTCATCAACACTTGTGCATaaactaattattaaatattataacgTTGATTCTGATTATGATCTAACAATGATTAACTATACTAATACTCACTCTTGAGCTCTCAATTAACAACcgaaaattaaactgtagttaACAATAATATGCCGTGTCTCAGAAAATCACACACGTGCGTCTATTACTGCTTCTCGTTACCAACATTAACATAAAAAATCACAACATAAATATAGAGGGCGTACTTCAATATCCTAAACGATACAATAACTATTAATGATGTGCAATTGTCAGTCTGTGTTAACTGTCAccatttttaattcatattttgcgATATCAATGTTGTCATTCTTCATGCTGCATTTTGGTTAAAGTGTggcctactgtacttaataggcctaacaataaatataataagtcaattcacattaatattttgttctttcttttctaagtttgcaaaattacaaaaacaaaacatatccgtgtttgttctgttttgtttttgtaattttgaacatatttacattaattataaataactaacatgtgcaaattatgcaaattagaccTGAGGTAAACGGAAGTACAGAACGATGTTTAAATatgatttgaataaataaatgtttttgtacagaactgaattatattttttatatgaatgaattttctaatacctatttgttaaaaatgaaatgttttatattttgatatttttcacttttaattcaattttgtaaattaaaactcAATTAAGTATTTATGCTGCtgtgttttaatgtttatattcatatattcttaaataaatactaatgaaTGAAAAGCTTTTTGTGTGGATTGTGTGTTTGTTTGGAAGGGGGAGATTTTAACATCGGCGAGATCATTATACTGTATCAAAATGTACGTGGTTTGCTATTCAtcgtatattatacaaaatatccaTTCCACCAATCCAGAGAGTAATAAAGTTCTTCGATATTATACATTACACAGCGATGTTAAGTCGTAGGCAAAAATGGTGATTGCGCcctctataaaaaataaaagtttattcacCCAACAAACCACTCAACTCAACAACATGCATGGGATGCCGAAGAATGTCAAACACAAGAAGTaagtttttgtttcattattatcattactgtatcctaggcctacaaacttagtactatattatatcggcctaaataggcctataggcctagctaggctaattCTAACTAGCTAGTGCAGGCCCTACCTCTAGCTATCAAAGGCTTTTAGCCCTTATAGCTAGGCCTATTCTATATACTATAGTGGGCCTAAgaaggctaggctaggcccctaGTAGAATAAAGACAGGCCTGCTGAGGGAGTCTCCACAACTTGTCGTTAGAGAACAGACATCAACTGCATTGTGATTGGTCCTAAGACGAACATAAACACATGGATGGATGAGGATgtagggggattctgggtttataattgcttttaaatatcgttttttAGGCGCTAGGCCTTCttctagttccgtttcgcacctgtcgtttatttcgactcaaaattggttaagtaactttatcgtgagtaccacaccttagaattaggcctcaaaaatacttttacaaaggagatcacacaaaaagtaaaaaataaatcctttaaattgataaatttacagacgtgtttctcgcacatcagtttgtgaatttcgcatactccatgttcaatgttgttgtttctatggagcgccaaaagagcaatcataatagagggctaaaaactcagtaaattgcgtatatttaatgcatttattggtgaaaattacgttcaattttatcatattttgtcaatgtcaacgcaacaaaaatattactgttgatactgtacatggtttttgcaggaacttttattttaggaatgaaaatcgacaaattcattatttatttatttatttcgttttcttttagtagggtagccctctcagtaataaaataaaactgctcttccgtggggccctacggcacatttaaacaaaatttgaaaacaacttaaactaaacttaaactaaaacttaaactaaaacttcaatgcatgttctcattattattatacttttataccatatttaaatatatttcactgGAACCATCCTAGACCACCggcaacaataaatgaatcttaacaagtgatttaaaacggttataattgttttgttttcttaattcataAGGTAGGCCATTCCAGAGTGAActtccataataaacaaaactacgTTTGTATATTTCGAGGTTACATCTGGGCAAatacaacaaattattttcatagTTTCTGGTTTGAATATTGTGTACACTACTAATATATTGCAAAACATCACATAAGTATGAAGGTACAGATTCTTGTAAACAtctaaatattgtacaaattgTATGATATTCAATTCTTGTCTTAATTGTTAGCCAACCTAAATCATAATGCATTTGTCTAACAGGAGTTCGAATATCAGCACCTAGTATTAATCGTGCAGCTCTATTTTGTACcctttgcaattttaaaatatgggcGTTTGAACCAGTACCCCAGACTGTTGAACAATAGTcaatatgtgataaaaatagagcattgtataatcttttaataattttaggaGATGTAAAACTTTTCAATCTATAAAATAGATGTATAATTTTTGATAGTTTTGCACATATAGAATCAATATGTACTTTCCATGAGAGTTGTTCATCAAATGTAAGTCCCAAATATTTAAACGTTTCAACTTTCTCAATCGGAATGTTATCAAAAATTACTGTTTCATCTGTTGTTTTATTAACACGTGCATGAGTACCAAAAAGAATGTATTTGGTTTTATCAATGTTTAgagttaatttatgtttatctaaccattgttttacattttccaacTGTTCAGTTAAAACTGTTGTAAGCTCTTCATTTGATTTACATGCATAAAAAAGCGCAGTGTCGTCTGCATAGAGGACTGTTTTACAAATCCCATCAACACTATCATGTAAgtcatttatgtataaaataaacaacaaagggCCAAGAATTGAGCCTTGTGGTACCCCATAgttgacatttaaaatttcagatttttttccattaaaattaacaaattgtttgcgattttttaaataattactgaaCCATGCAAGCTCAGTGTTTATCATTCCAAAGGTGCATAATTTACGTAATAAAATATCGTGGTCTACCGTATCAAACGCCTTTTTTAGGTCAAGAAAAATTGCTCCAGTTACCAAgccattatcaatatttttatatatataattgcataCATCTATCAGTGTAGTAGAAGTTGAATGTAACGACCTAAAACCAGAttgatttttacataataaattaaactcATTTATATGATTCATAACTTGATTATGGATGCATCTTTCAAAAACTTTCATAACAATAGATATAACAGATATTGGACGGTAGTTGTTAAGTTCATGTTTACATCCTCCTTTATAAAGCGGAGTAACCTTAGCACATTTCCATTCACTTGGAATAACACCAGATCTTAATGACCAGTTAAACAAAAAGGCAAGACTTTGAGAAATTTGTGAAGATGCAATTTTAAGTAACCTAGCGGAAATCCCATCAATTCCAGTAGCTTTTCCAATTTCTAACTTTTCCAACAAAGCTTCAATTTCATTTCCATTAATATCTTTAAAGTTGAAACGTTGTTGAAATTGTGATAACGATTCAACGGTAATATCGTTTTGGTTGTCATTAAAATGGGATGCAAGTTCATTagaaattgaacaaaaatatttattaaaatgattagcaATATCAGTTGGcttgtttatttcattaccGTTTACATTGAGAGttgttttagtttgtttctttttattgggTAAAAAGTCTTTCATGGTTTTCCATAATGTTTTAGTGTCATTAACATTAtcctttaatttattatttatatagtcgCGTTTTAGTGATttagacaaattatttaatttatttcttgccTTTTTGTAAGAATTCCAATCATCTATGTTCTTAGTTTTTTCggctttttgttttaaatattacatgtactgctgtgatctaaataatattcctcttagtCTATATTCTTActcttagttaggcctagggttggttgctatttgaaaacagcaaattattagcagtaaaatgttacagcatttttattgacaaaatatattaaaattaaacgtgtatttcaataataaatgcattaaaagattagacgcattccactgagtttttaaccatctattgttgttgctcttttggcgctccatagaaacgaaaatattgaacttcgagtatgctaaattcgcgaacggtatgcgagaatcatgtctgtaaaatcatcaatttaaggatttatttgttactttttatgtgattcttcttcataaaagtacttttgaggcccaattttaaggtgtggtattcacaataagttgcttaacaatttcgagtcaaaaggaagtcgaaataaaaacaggtgcgaaacggaactagcgccgttttttattaaataaaaaatattataactagGCTAAGCCTACAgtatatagacatgtcagaatgaagaagtaatattaataacgagaaatttaaacaattaaatttcatatacattttagggtaaattcatggagagtctgtttttcagcagcttaagcctggtttccagtcGACGTAAGATTTGTTTCCGCTTACGATTGCGTCGTTTTCTTACGATTACGCTTGCGTTCCGATCAGTTGACCAAAAACTAACGTCGACACAAAATTGTCATAATCACGTTGTACCGCAAAAATTTAGATCATTACATGTGCTGATTCCGTCGTTACGAAAGTTGAATTTATCGCAAAGTCTGTCCTTCTTGCCCTTACGTCGAGTTGAAATTTTTCCTTGCGATTTCAACACATATGACGTGATAACAAGAAATGATTTCTGATTGGCTCATAAATTCCGCGCGAAAAGAGGAGGCCATTTTCCAAAACATAAACAGTGCAGTGAGGCTAtgacatattttttacataatcttaattagttattaattaaaatgttttatcagTTCTTCTTTTGATAGTCGCCGACAAATTTAGTCTTTTTATTCTGAGAATTATTTTATGAGCGGCTTAAACAATCCCATGATTTTACCCACCCGAGAGAGCTTGTTTATCGGAGTTTTAATTTTGTGTCTGCCGccttttgttttgattttctttGTACCACCCTGCATGgcttaattattgtttatgatTAGACTGTTGTTATAACGTTGAATATCATGACTTGCCTACGATGTTAtttacatatacattttatctattggttttttttacccggttttcatttttttataaatagataATTCAAATGATGTAggctaataattatttattttcataatcaaattatcataggcctataaattgcAAACACTACGgtgaatttaataaatatatattattaatttattacctAAACCTACCTTAAtcctacaattaaaacaaaatcattatgtAATTTTTCCCCACCTGCTTTTGAATGCAAACTATATGCCAGGTGAACGTATTGTTATCCTGATGATCCTGATGATGACACTGTTCTCTAACATTTTATGACATTTTATTGccatatagtttttaatttagtcTGCCtatgtgtattatttttacccattatatcgtattttgactatgtttatataattatatttaagtaACAAGCAAGACAATTTTGTATAGTTCTCACATCTATTTTGTATTTCATCCACCTAAATTATTACATTCTATCACGAATTGAACAAAATCGTGGTTTAGGTTTATTTACGTATCATTTATTGTCAACaattcttatattatatatggTACTTTCTACTTTATTTCACCTTTCCAAGCTTTAACCTTCTTGCCAACGTCACATAATCCTCGTCACTGATTGGCTGGTTctcaagtcaactttcgtaagttTTCCTGTCGAACCGTCGAATATCGACGTAACAGACGGAAGCTTCAGTCACCGGTTTCCTGTCAAACACTTGTACTACAGCGATTTCtacttgcgttacgtcgtttTGACATTTAGCTTTTTTCAACCGGTTTCCTGTCGATTTTCAATTTTCAATGTAAAAATGATGCAATCGTAAAGAAATTCTAATTTCTTACGTCgactggaaaccaggctttaggaaagctcattaatattcatgagatattacaaaacacgtcatcagtggattccaaactcgcgacgtcatgtacgttgtgtttgtcgactaatttacatctctctcccctgtcaaacgacgaccacccgatcattgtgaaatacattttttgtagattttctaagctagaaggcctaaagtgtaataataacagtagtagcatatatttatttgacatttaatgaaatacaaaatttagtacagatcaTAGAGTCATAAATTGTACTATTTttacctctatagtacagatcgtattatcggcttcacgtactaggcctagcctaaatcatttttttttatgggtgagagccattctgactaccGTAGGGATTCCATGTCatgatggctacgttaaaacattggggcccgtgggcctagctagcctactagacgattggcccataaataacaaaactcagtggattccaaacccatcctatcaaccaaactcctaaacaatctaaacctaaaacgttctacaaaatcggctgtatgtaaatattgaggcaaaacaaggtccgatcgccgtccgcacgttaTGGTGTCCCgcgatcgtctaagtaggcctaaaatagtttactctccaaaaaagcgaatactgcatcaagcaagttgACCtagtagtaggaaggagacctagccgatccagcccagttaaaaattgagctagctagtgtagtagaccctatgcgaattgatactaccaggccttttactataggctacacttgttaaaattagcaatactatGTTCAccaatattccaactctctcattcgatcTCTATTATCTATAAGATACCACTctggtaggtcgagtcgaccttcaatgaaatactgtacatcgttcatgtagTGATTATAGatggggtatactcgacccgaccagtttggtattgtatactgtacctgCTTATCATGTGACGATGTCAGGCAT
Encoded here:
- the LOC140047645 gene encoding uncharacterized protein gives rise to the protein MDEIKRRRSVQKGAMTRVIKTIQQAMEESSPVEYLEILIVDMTEIWKKIQDLHVEIQMKIEDPEDAEQAAWIEEVQNRFNDVRRGVIKYKANVNPPVKVQEDERDPKEKRSTLQLKKMDLPRFEGNVRRYARFKEDFKTFVIPVTHPKQLSFALRQTLGQAPLKILGPVEDNIDLMWERLDERYGDKVKLVDTIVSELEQKREIKDGEDNKLVTYIDKVEASYHDLKRAGLEREISNSKVVGEIEKKLPPSVFGRWVRHMHEEANGVDKTDRFPELLKFLTRERRSVEYAMGEIRTNQPTKAAASMHMVEISSRPKCLLHKESQHEPKNCRTFLNKSVDERLNILKENRACFCCLTAGHIIAKCKGKKQCDTDGCRRLHHKLLHQQTQNTEPISTVSSLENSLQMKSDPCLLQLMKVRSGKNELNTLWDSCATASLITHDAAKRIKAKGRPVKISMNKVGGQTECIDSMKYKILLNDNMGNCVAVEAYGIPKITAKIGNQNLENLAKILNVYPEQVKRPTGEVDLLIGYEYAGYHPTKIKACGHLVLLKNQFGQCIGGSHPSIEWEEGAGILVNYVKTTSFDDFLTIESMGVNCQPKCGSCRCGKCPSGAQKYTLKEERELKLIEDNLLYEAGKWTARYPWIKDPNNLPDNKKVAVAKLAALEKRLMKDSAKKKIYEEQIADMLKRGVAREIKETELQEYKGPIHYISHHAVKKPDSSSTPVRIVFNSSAAYKGNVLNDYWAKGPDLVNDLLAVLLRFRERPHALVGDIRKMYHSVAITQLDQHCHRFLWRDLNQNTLPKTYCVTAVNFGDRPSATIATVALRKTAEAGKLSTPEAAETHWIFSGREKLEETWNPKEEKVLGISWKPGDDVLAFTDNVRTFKEIPEVLTKRICLSKINSVYDPLGLITPITVRAKILLRKLWGAKLEWDEAINMSERAEWIDLFEDLSTTSSVEFRRCVKPLDAKPGILPSLIMFSDASEKALGAVAYVRYEQWDGQFSSQIVASKSRVAPIEIISVVRLELSAAVMSKRLAQYIINETRIKFDQVFYIVDSEIVRAMVQKQSYGFKTFAATRIGEIQQDTEPQDWWWCRGEVNIADAITRGMNPSQIGPNSEWQRGPEFLRQPVENWPIEQSCNIKTLPERVKIVMAVNIEEEDSLADRIIRRQSKYQKLLRVTARVLKVYEKRRLKSILEEIEVKDTKGAEHFWIKESQKIMINLLSKDKTKFDKTYARLGPKIREDGVIVVGERISRNVHFSYNKQEVPLLPYDNAFTKLYAKEIHSKGHLGVQSTVAKIRSKYWIIDVQRMVKSIKYHCVTCRRFEKNTAAQKMGPLPITRLKPSPPWMYIGVDLFGPFTTRGEVNKRARGKAYGVVFDCFVTRAVYIDIATDYSTDAFLQVFRKFVSLRGYPKEIYSDAGTQLSAAAKQLKSFGVNHGTTWKFSTPDAPWQNGVTESLIRGIKKALSHAIGGQVLAFSELQTVMFEVANLTNERPIGKHPTDPQDGSYLSPNDLLLGRSTGKVPDEPWR